A stretch of Prunus dulcis chromosome 6, ALMONDv2, whole genome shotgun sequence DNA encodes these proteins:
- the LOC117629805 gene encoding protein ALTERED PHOSPHATE STARVATION RESPONSE 1 has protein sequence MGGANSKTEKDEALRLCRERKRFIKQAIDSRYALAASHVSYINSLRNIGIALRRYAEAEVLIESSLSTSDKTPSHSSYPSPSPSPMAEASDSPMHSERPISPPVATLSYMRSGGGAAVTVRFNPLSSSYMDDDIPLPPPPPPLPEEDSSWDYFDPVDESESFRFVGNSGVDVNFDDIRGWRQVRGEETNHSVVEETRRWAKVGLDGNNEHHEGSKRLIIEQRASEGSGHSMTQNDSVEHNGNLMNSGGVDGSLQAGHGEARQLNMRRNANGAARNLTGQVALEQSGSKRREKDLCAEREDPSEFITHRAKDFLSSIKDIEHRFFRAGESGREVSRMLESNKIRVGYSEAKGRSSALAVVIAFQIVFCRGKTALVSHEPTQHATKVITWKRTTSSRSSSSRNALATASKDDVDDSGSDFVEEFCMIAGSHSSTLERLYAWERKLYDEVKASESIRKVYDQKCDQLRNQFAKDCSSQVIDKTRAVVKDLHSRIRVAIHAVDSISKRIEKMRDEELHPQLLELTQGLTRMWKAMLECHHAQYITISLAYHSKSSTVTSQGDSRRLIMAQLLDEIECFGLSFANWINSHTSYVEALNGWLHNCIMQPRERSKSRRPFSPRRVVAPPIFVLFRDWAVGIQALPSNELTDAIRTFLSDLRHLMAQQADSQKNQRTADANNGESENKDDENSEESSPNLSCIHSSLTKVLDRLTKFSEESLKMYEDIRQKSEAARIAYLNCRPIRY, from the exons ATGGGTGGTGCAAACTCTAAAACCGAGAAGGACGAAGCTCTGCGTCTCTGCAGAGAGCGCAAGAGATTCATCAAGCAAGCAATTGATTCAAGGTATGCTTTAGCAGCTTCTCATGTATCTTACATCAACTCCCTTAGAAACATTGGCATTGCGCTCCGGCGATACGCCGAGGCTGAGGTGTTGATAGAGTCGTCTCTGTCAACATCAGACAAGACCCCATCACACTCCTCCTACCCTTCACCGTCGCCATCGCCTATGGCTGAGGCTTCTGACTCGCCTATGCACAGTGAGAGACCCATTTCGCCTCCTGTGGCGACTCTGAGTTATATGAGGTCAGGAGGTGGTGCTGCTGTGACTGTAAGGTTCAATCCGCTTAGTAGTAGTTATATGGATGACGATATTCCgttgccaccaccaccacctcctctgCCTGAGGAAGATTCTTCTTGGGATTATTTTGATCCTGTTGATGAGAGTGAGAGCTTTAGGTTTGTGGGAAATAGTGGAGTGGATGTGAATTTTGATGATATCAGAGGGTGGAGACAGGTGAGGGGTGAAGAAACTAATCATAGTGTGGTGGAGGAGACAAGGAGATGGGCAAAAGTTGGATTAGATGGAAATAATGAACATCATGAAGGAAGTAAAAGGCTGATAATCGAGCAAAGGGCTTCCGAAGGTTCTGGTCATTCAATGACTCAAAATGATAGTGTAGAGCATAATGGCAATTTGATGAACTCGGGAGGAGTTGATGGGTCTCTGCAAGCAGGTCATGGTGAAGCGAGACAGTTAAACATGAGACGTAATGCCAATGGGGCAGCTAGAAATTTGACAGGCCAAGTTGCACTTGAGCAGTCTGGTTCgaagagaagggagaaggaTTTATGTGCAGAAAGAGAGGACCCTTCGGAGTTTATCACCCACAGAGCTAAAGATTTTCTTTCAAGCATAAAGGATATTGAGCATCGCTTTTTCAGAGCTGGAGAATCAGGTAGAGAGGTCTCCAGGATGCTTGAGTCAAACAAAATCAGGGTTGGATATTCGGAGGCAAAAG GTAGATCATCAGCTTTGGCTGTTGTCATTGCTTTCCAGATCGTTTTCTGCCGTGGAAAGACTGCACTTGTTTCTCATG AACCTACTCAACATGCAACGAAAGTTATTACCTGGAAGAGGACAACATCTTCGAGGTCATCTTCATCAAGGAATGCTCTTGCCACAGCATCAAAAGATGATGTTGATGACAGTGGAAGTGATTTTGTTGAAGAGTTTTGCATGATTGCTGGAAGTCATTCCTCCACTCTGGAGAGACTGTATGCTTGGGAAAGAAAACTCTATGACGAAGTAAAG GCAAGTGAATCTATTAGGAAGGTGTATGATCAGAAGTGTGATCAACTTAGGAATCAGTTTGCAAAGGATTGTAGCAGTCAAGTTATTGATAAAACCCGTGCAGTTGTAAAGGATCTTCATTCACGAATAAGAGTGGCAATTCACGCTGTTGATTCAATATCAAAGCGGattgagaaaatgagagaTGAAGAATTGCATCCACAACTTTTAGAACTTACTCAGGG ATTGACCAGAATGTGGAAGGCCATGCTTGAATGCCACCATGCGCAATATATTACCATCTCATTGGCATATCATTCGAAGAGCTCAACAGTAACTTCCCAAGGAGATTCCCGCAGGCTGATCATGGCCCAACTTTTGGATGAGATTGAGTGTTTTGGCCTAAGCTTTGCAAACTGGATCAACAGCCACACGTCATATGTTGAAGCTCTCAATGGTTGGCTACATAACTGCATCATGCAACCAAGGGAGCGTTCCAAAAGCAGAAGGCCATTTTCCCCTCGTCGAGTTGTGGCCCCACCTATATTTGTTCTCTTTCGAGATTGGGCAGTCGGGATCCAAGCATTGCCATCTAATGAACTTACTGATGCAATCAGAACCTTCTTATCAGATCTGCGTCATTTGATGGCACAACAAGCAGATTCACAGAAAAACCAGAGGACAGCTGATGCAAACAACGGAGAATCAGAGAACAAAGATGACGAGAACAGTGAAGAATCATCTCCAAACCTGAGCTGCATACATTCGAGCTTGACAAAGGTTCTGGATAGACTGACTAAATTTTCCGAGGAATCATTGAAGATGTATGAAGATATCAGACAGAAAAGTGAAGCAGCTCGAATTGCATATCTAAACTGCAGGCCCATTAGATACTAA